The following coding sequences are from one Leguminivora glycinivorella isolate SPB_JAAS2020 chromosome 7, LegGlyc_1.1, whole genome shotgun sequence window:
- the LOC125228425 gene encoding protein Tob1 — translation MHIEVQVALNFVISYLYNKLPRRRVNIFGEELEKALKDKFRGHWYPDRPCRGSAFRCLKTGGPLDPVLERAARESGVPVRDVLEHLPRDLAVWVDPGEVSYRIGEKGAVKVLFSSDERAADERTDREVTRAFNPEAQCFRPVEPAAAPSPPAPAAFSPAPPFRAQPLTFTTATFAQTKFGSTKLKTSSKRANRMSPTEFSNYIKQRAVQQQLAARALSPAADPAAYFVGRREGPPAGAPPYPPAPAHLLLAN, via the exons ATGCATATTGAAGTGCAAGTCGCTCTCAACTTCGTCATATCCTACCTATACAACAAGCTACCCCGGCGGCGGGTGAACATCTTCGGCGAGGAGCTCGAAAAGGCGCTGAAGGACAAGTTCCGGGGTCACTGGTACCCCGACCGGCCGTGCCGGGGCTCCGCGTTCCGGTGCCTGAAGACCGGGGGTCCGCTGGACCCGGTGCTGGAGCGCGCGGCGCGGGAGTCGGGGGTCCCGGTGCGGGATGTGCTCGAGCACTTGCCGAGGGACCTGGCTGTTTGGGTTGACCCAG GAGAGGTGTCGTACCGGATCGGAGAAAAGGGAGCGGTGAAGGTGCTATTCAGTAGCGACGAGCGAGCGGCTGACGAGCGGACTGACCGGGAG GTGACCCGGGCGTTCAACCCGGAGGCGCAGTGCTTCCGGCCCGTGGAGCCCGCGGCGGCGCCgtcgccgcccgcgcccgcagCCTTCTCGCCCGCGCCGCCGTTCCGCGCGCAGCCGCTCACCTTCACCACCGCCACCTTCGCGCAGACCAAGTTCGGCAGCACCAAGCTGAAGACGAGCAGCAAGCGCGCCAACCGCATGTCGCCCACCGAGTTCAGCAACTACATCAAGCAGCGCGCGGTGCAGCAGCAGCTCGCGGCGCGCGCGCTGTCGCCGGCGGCCGACCCGGCCGCGTACTTCGTGGGGCGGCGCGAGGGCCCGCCCGCGGGCGCGCCGCCGTacccgccggcgccggcgcaccTGCTGCTCGCCAACTGA